The Vibrio kanaloae genome has a window encoding:
- a CDS encoding murein hydrolase activator EnvC family protein has protein sequence MTIMKKKILAINTTLLISTSLCVAVLSSSSFAASQGELKGVSSEISRQQKALSSQQKKLDTLQANLKRQELAIASLEKAILDSKKQLKTANANIANLNTKITELTAQKKVQTDKLEQLIQTYYMTSRAKASSHILNTGVEEDRISHYYQHLAKARSATINTIEHTQRELEESQKQRQLEQEQITTLLKQQTTKRDKLSQTQVQRKKTVGHIRNNISGDKSYLAELQRNETRLKAEIAKAEKAARERQNSVPMDGLAKRKGKLPWPIKGNILHNYGSRQTGQVNWKGMVINANYGQQVKSVYSGTVVFAEYLRGYGLVVLLDHGKGDMTLYGFNQALLKKEGDKVKAGEAIALVGNTGGQTRPSLYFEIRRNSKAQNPKSWLVR, from the coding sequence ATGACAATAATGAAGAAAAAAATTCTCGCCATTAATACGACTCTTTTGATATCGACCAGCCTTTGTGTTGCTGTTTTATCTTCATCGTCATTTGCCGCATCGCAAGGTGAGCTAAAAGGTGTGTCGAGCGAAATATCTCGTCAACAAAAAGCCCTATCTTCACAGCAAAAAAAACTGGATACGTTGCAAGCCAATCTAAAAAGGCAAGAGCTCGCCATTGCTTCACTTGAAAAAGCGATCTTAGATAGCAAAAAGCAACTCAAGACGGCCAATGCTAACATTGCCAACTTGAACACAAAGATCACAGAACTCACCGCACAAAAAAAAGTGCAGACAGACAAGTTAGAACAACTGATTCAAACTTACTATATGACAAGTCGAGCGAAAGCCTCTTCTCATATCCTCAATACCGGTGTTGAAGAAGACCGCATTAGCCACTACTACCAACATCTTGCTAAAGCTCGCTCTGCAACGATAAATACGATTGAACACACTCAACGGGAATTAGAAGAAAGCCAGAAACAACGCCAACTTGAGCAAGAACAAATAACAACGCTTTTAAAACAACAAACGACAAAGCGCGATAAGCTGTCACAGACACAAGTACAACGTAAGAAAACGGTTGGTCATATTAGAAATAATATCTCCGGTGACAAGAGTTATTTAGCGGAACTCCAGCGCAATGAAACTCGCCTCAAAGCCGAGATAGCCAAAGCAGAGAAAGCCGCTCGCGAGAGACAGAACTCTGTCCCTATGGATGGTTTAGCCAAGCGCAAAGGAAAGCTGCCTTGGCCAATAAAAGGGAATATCCTACATAACTACGGCTCTCGTCAAACTGGTCAAGTAAACTGGAAAGGCATGGTGATCAACGCTAATTACGGTCAGCAAGTAAAGTCGGTTTACTCAGGAACGGTCGTTTTTGCCGAATATTTAAGGGGTTATGGACTGGTTGTATTGCTCGACCACGGTAAAGGCGATATGACACTCTACGGCTTTAACCAAGCGCTATTGAAAAAAGAAGGTGATAAGGTGAAAGCAGGTGAAGCCATTGCACTTGTCGGTAACACTGGCGGCCAAACCCGTCCATCGCTTTACTTTGAAATCCGTAGAAATAGTAAAGCTCAAAACCCGAAGAGTTGGTTGGTTAGGTAA
- a CDS encoding SDR family oxidoreductase, with product MSKYEQIKLELLSSPKTWLVTGVAGFIGSNLLETLLKLNQKVVGLDNFSTGYQANLDEVRALVEEKQWLNFSFIEGDICDYDICNKAVKNVDYVLHQAALGSVPRSIEDPISSNAVNITGFLNMLNATKEGGINSFVYAASSSTYGDHPSLPKVENNIGAPLSPYAVTKYVNELYADVFARTYGVKSIGLRYFNVFGQRQDPNGAYAAVIPKWISKIINGQQVQINGDGETTRDFCYIDNVIQMNIIAATDCNTNTDVYNVALGDRTSLNSLYSEIVSQLIEQQIINESIPPLYVEFRAGDVRHSQADISKAVEALGYTPEIKIKDGLKKALSWYTK from the coding sequence ATGTCTAAATATGAACAAATAAAACTAGAACTACTTTCCTCACCAAAAACTTGGTTAGTTACAGGTGTTGCTGGGTTTATTGGTTCAAACCTTTTAGAAACGTTGTTAAAGCTTAATCAGAAAGTTGTTGGGCTTGATAACTTTTCGACAGGTTATCAAGCTAACTTAGATGAAGTTAGAGCTTTGGTTGAAGAAAAACAATGGTTGAACTTCTCGTTTATAGAAGGTGATATCTGTGACTATGATATTTGTAATAAGGCTGTAAAGAACGTTGATTATGTATTGCATCAAGCAGCTCTTGGGAGCGTTCCAAGATCAATTGAGGACCCTATAAGTTCTAATGCAGTGAATATTACAGGCTTTTTAAATATGCTCAACGCAACTAAAGAAGGAGGTATTAACAGTTTTGTATATGCAGCGAGTAGCTCAACGTATGGTGATCATCCCTCCCTACCTAAAGTGGAAAATAATATAGGAGCACCACTTTCTCCTTATGCAGTTACAAAATATGTTAATGAATTATATGCCGATGTCTTTGCAAGAACTTATGGGGTAAAGTCTATTGGACTAAGGTACTTTAACGTCTTTGGTCAAAGGCAAGATCCAAATGGCGCTTATGCAGCAGTTATACCAAAGTGGATATCAAAGATTATTAATGGTCAACAAGTACAAATCAACGGCGATGGTGAGACTACTAGAGATTTTTGTTATATTGATAATGTTATACAAATGAATATCATAGCAGCTACAGATTGTAATACCAATACAGATGTATACAATGTCGCATTAGGTGATAGGACTTCCCTTAACTCTCTATATTCCGAGATCGTTTCTCAACTCATCGAACAACAAATTATCAATGAATCTATTCCACCTTTATACGTAGAGTTCAGAGCAGGAGATGTAAGGCATTCACAAGCTGATATTTCAAAAGCAGTTGAAGCATTAGGTTATACTCCGGAGATTAAAATAAAGGACGGACTTAAAAAAGCACTTTCCTGGTATACAAAATGA
- a CDS encoding rhodanese-like domain-containing protein, with translation MQELVPFFQENMILAIVWIGLVVAIIASVIKTSNAAYKEVTAAQTTQLINRENGVVVDIRTKDEFKKGHITDALHILPSDIKANSFGNLESHKADPIIVVCKTGQTAQESANLLVKAGFENVSVLKSGLAAWSEANLPLVKGKK, from the coding sequence ATGCAAGAGTTAGTTCCATTTTTTCAAGAGAATATGATTTTAGCCATCGTATGGATCGGCTTGGTTGTTGCCATCATTGCGAGCGTTATCAAAACATCAAACGCGGCCTACAAAGAGGTTACTGCAGCGCAAACCACACAACTAATTAACCGTGAAAACGGCGTTGTGGTTGATATTCGTACAAAGGATGAATTCAAAAAGGGACATATTACTGACGCACTTCACATTTTGCCGTCAGATATTAAAGCAAATAGCTTTGGTAACCTTGAAAGTCATAAAGCTGACCCAATCATCGTAGTATGCAAGACAGGTCAAACTGCTCAAGAAAGCGCTAACTTACTGGTTAAAGCTGGTTTTGAAAATGTTAGCGTACTAAAAAGTGGCTTAGCGGCGTGGAGCGAAGCTAACTTGCCTTTAGTTAAAGGTAAGAAATAA
- the secB gene encoding protein-export chaperone SecB produces the protein MAEAAQQDAQQNFAIQRIFLKDVSFEAPNSPDMFQKEWNPDVKLDLDTQSRELGEGVYEVILRLTVTVKNAEDTAFLCEVQQGGIFSASEMEAGQLAHCLGAFCPNILFPYARETISSLVVKGTFPQLNLAPVNFDALFMNYLQNQAQQAEGEQA, from the coding sequence ATGGCTGAAGCAGCACAACAAGACGCACAACAGAACTTCGCAATCCAACGTATTTTCCTAAAAGACGTCTCTTTCGAAGCACCAAACTCTCCAGACATGTTTCAAAAAGAGTGGAACCCAGATGTAAAACTGGACCTAGACACTCAAAGCCGTGAACTTGGCGAAGGCGTGTACGAAGTCATCCTACGTCTAACGGTTACTGTTAAGAACGCAGAAGACACAGCATTCCTTTGTGAAGTTCAGCAAGGTGGTATCTTCTCTGCAAGCGAAATGGAAGCTGGCCAGCTTGCACATTGCCTAGGTGCTTTCTGCCCGAACATCTTGTTCCCATACGCTCGTGAAACGATTTCTAGCCTAGTGGTTAAAGGTACATTCCCACAACTGAACCTAGCACCAGTCAACTTCGATGCTTTGTTCATGAACTACCTACAAAACCAAGCTCAACAAGCTGAAGGCGAACAAGCTTAA
- the gpsA gene encoding NAD(P)H-dependent glycerol-3-phosphate dehydrogenase, producing MTETTHPTNTTNAYGKEIAMTVIGAGSYGTSLAISLARNGANVVLWGHDPVHMARLELERANNAFLPNIDFPESLIIESDLEKAVTASRDLLIVVPSHVFGIVLNNLKPYLTTNSRICWATKGLEPETGRLLKDVAHDILGDGYSLAVLSGPTFAKELAMGMPTAISVASPDEKFLEELQEKIHCGKTFRVYANSDFIGMQLGGAVKNVIAIGAGMSDGIGFGANARTALITRGLAEMSRLGAALGAQPETFMGMAGLGDLVLTCTDNQSRNRRFGLALGSGKDVDTAQEEIGQVVEGYRNTKEVWLLSERMGVEMPIVEQIYQVLYQGKDAHLAAQDLLARDKKSER from the coding sequence ATGACAGAAACAACTCACCCGACTAATACGACCAATGCTTATGGCAAAGAGATTGCTATGACAGTGATTGGCGCAGGTTCTTACGGGACATCTTTAGCGATATCTCTAGCTCGTAACGGTGCCAATGTTGTTCTCTGGGGACATGATCCTGTGCATATGGCACGTCTCGAATTAGAGCGAGCTAACAATGCGTTTCTACCCAATATCGATTTTCCGGAAAGTTTAATCATTGAGTCGGATTTAGAAAAAGCAGTCACTGCAAGCCGTGACCTTCTCATTGTCGTTCCTAGCCATGTGTTTGGTATCGTGCTCAACAACCTGAAGCCGTACTTAACGACGAACTCTCGCATCTGCTGGGCCACCAAAGGTTTGGAGCCAGAGACAGGGCGCCTACTGAAAGATGTCGCACACGATATACTGGGTGATGGCTACTCACTGGCTGTTCTGTCTGGCCCTACTTTTGCTAAAGAACTGGCGATGGGTATGCCCACCGCCATTTCAGTGGCTTCGCCAGATGAAAAGTTCCTAGAAGAGCTGCAAGAGAAGATCCACTGCGGCAAAACATTCCGCGTATACGCAAACTCAGATTTCATCGGCATGCAACTTGGCGGCGCAGTTAAAAATGTCATCGCTATCGGCGCAGGCATGTCGGATGGTATTGGCTTTGGTGCCAATGCACGTACGGCTTTGATAACCCGAGGTTTGGCTGAAATGAGCCGACTAGGCGCCGCACTTGGTGCGCAACCAGAAACCTTTATGGGCATGGCTGGACTGGGCGACTTAGTGCTGACATGTACCGATAACCAATCTCGTAACCGTCGTTTTGGTTTAGCTTTAGGTTCAGGTAAAGACGTCGACACGGCGCAAGAAGAAATCGGTCAAGTGGTCGAAGGTTATCGCAACACCAAAGAAGTTTGGTTACTATCAGAGCGTATGGGCGTTGAGATGCCAATTGTTGAACAAATTTATCAAGTGCTGTATCAAGGGAAAGATGCTCACTTAGCGGCGCAAGACCTACTTGCTCGAGACAAAAAGTCAGAGCGATAA
- a CDS encoding lipopolysaccharide biosynthesis protein encodes MNELTRLKNSFFSLLGGTFFSSVLGFLSIGLIAKGLGLEQFGIFSLCLSIVAVIDKVVNFQSWQALIKFGTDYLNNKKYNEFSQLVKFCILIDSITALLGLLIALIFSPLIVMYFSWGDEYQTVLNIIIISLIFKFSSFSLGVFRLFDRNKEQALVQVYSSVIKLSLIGGCYLLDADIEYYALAWTVSELVLNFCLSIQAILILKSKNKKWFFPFEITMDKKVFKFVFWTNLTSLVDLPAKELDVVILSVLTNESQAGLYRLAKQAMTIIGRLVGPLYQSVYPIQANFIEKKKIADVMSFTKNITLKIGVFSILPILFSYFSMEYFVLNTLGREYIELIPIAIFAIFIKCIDVIFTLYHSLFIAFGYVKKNVQIVLIANLIMMLLFLFTVPVYGTYAAITCLSFQSMFTFAWKYRYINERL; translated from the coding sequence ATGAATGAATTGACGAGGCTAAAAAATAGTTTTTTTTCACTATTAGGAGGTACTTTTTTTTCCTCGGTTTTAGGTTTTTTGAGTATTGGTCTTATTGCGAAAGGTTTAGGTTTAGAGCAATTTGGTATATTTTCCCTGTGTCTAAGTATCGTTGCAGTTATAGATAAGGTAGTAAATTTTCAGAGCTGGCAAGCTCTTATTAAGTTTGGTACCGACTATCTTAACAATAAGAAATATAATGAGTTTTCACAACTTGTTAAGTTTTGTATATTAATTGACTCTATAACGGCACTATTAGGTTTATTAATAGCTTTGATTTTTTCTCCCCTTATAGTAATGTATTTCTCATGGGGAGATGAATATCAAACAGTTCTTAACATCATTATTATTTCGCTTATCTTTAAGTTCTCCTCTTTTTCCCTTGGTGTATTCAGATTATTCGACCGAAACAAAGAACAAGCTTTGGTACAAGTCTATTCTTCTGTTATTAAATTATCATTAATTGGTGGATGTTATTTATTAGATGCAGATATTGAATATTATGCATTAGCTTGGACTGTATCTGAGCTTGTTTTAAACTTTTGTCTTTCTATTCAAGCTATTTTAATATTAAAATCAAAAAACAAAAAATGGTTTTTTCCTTTTGAAATTACCATGGATAAAAAGGTGTTTAAGTTTGTTTTCTGGACCAATCTCACTTCTTTAGTAGATCTCCCTGCGAAGGAACTCGATGTAGTTATTCTTAGTGTTTTAACTAACGAATCTCAAGCGGGTTTATATAGATTAGCAAAACAGGCAATGACAATAATTGGGCGTCTCGTCGGACCTCTATATCAATCTGTATATCCTATACAGGCTAATTTTATTGAGAAGAAGAAAATTGCTGATGTGATGAGTTTTACGAAAAATATCACTTTAAAAATTGGTGTTTTTTCAATATTACCAATTTTATTTTCTTATTTTTCAATGGAATATTTTGTATTGAACACTCTCGGACGTGAATATATAGAGCTTATCCCTATAGCGATTTTTGCAATATTTATAAAGTGCATTGATGTAATATTCACGTTGTACCATTCATTGTTTATAGCGTTTGGATATGTGAAGAAAAACGTCCAGATTGTGTTGATAGCAAATCTAATAATGATGTTATTGTTCCTATTCACCGTACCAGTTTATGGCACGTATGCTGCTATTACTTGCTTATCTTTTCAGTCTATGTTTACTTTTGCTTGGAAGTATAGATATATAAATGAAAGGTTATGA
- the tviB gene encoding Vi polysaccharide biosynthesis UDP-N-acetylglucosamine C-6 dehydrogenase TviB has product MNLKDINIGIVGLGYVGLPLAVEFGKSLPTIGFDINQNRVRELRDGYDHTLECDGSELRNAKNLKFSCNVDDLKECNFFIVTVPTPIDQHKQPDLTPLIKASETLAKVLKKGDVVVYESTVYPGATEEVCVPVLEELSRLSLNIDFYVGYSPERINPGDKEHRVTNILKVTSGSTPEVASFIDEVYASIITAGTFKASSIKVAEAAKVIENTQRDVNIALINELSIIFNRLKIDTLEVLEAAGTKWNFLPFRPGLVGGHCIGVDPYYLTHKAQMVGYHPEMILAGRRLNDNMGRHVVSELVKAMLKKRIHVEGANILLMGLTFKENCPDLRNTKVIDIVSELREYNINVDITDPWCSSIEAEKEYGVSVTKPKVGHYDAIIMAVSHDEFRYMGADAIRQLGKETHIIYDLKYVLDKSDVDMRL; this is encoded by the coding sequence ATGAATTTGAAAGATATAAACATTGGTATTGTCGGTTTGGGGTATGTTGGACTTCCCCTAGCGGTCGAGTTTGGAAAGTCTCTACCGACCATAGGCTTTGACATCAATCAAAATCGAGTACGTGAATTGCGAGATGGTTATGACCATACTCTAGAGTGTGATGGTAGTGAGCTTAGAAACGCAAAAAATCTTAAATTTTCCTGCAACGTTGATGATTTGAAAGAATGTAATTTCTTCATTGTTACAGTCCCAACACCGATAGACCAGCATAAACAACCGGATTTAACTCCTTTAATCAAGGCGTCAGAAACTTTAGCAAAAGTTCTAAAAAAGGGTGATGTCGTTGTTTATGAGTCGACTGTTTACCCTGGCGCAACAGAAGAAGTTTGTGTCCCGGTTTTAGAGGAGTTAAGTAGGCTTTCTTTAAATATAGATTTCTATGTAGGTTATTCGCCTGAGCGTATAAATCCGGGTGACAAAGAGCATCGAGTTACTAACATATTAAAGGTTACTAGCGGGTCGACACCGGAAGTTGCAAGTTTTATAGATGAAGTATATGCATCAATCATTACTGCGGGTACTTTTAAAGCATCTAGCATCAAAGTTGCTGAAGCTGCAAAGGTAATCGAAAACACTCAGCGAGATGTTAACATTGCTTTAATAAATGAACTTTCTATTATTTTTAACAGGTTGAAAATTGATACTTTAGAAGTGCTAGAAGCTGCAGGAACTAAATGGAACTTCTTACCGTTTCGTCCTGGACTCGTAGGAGGACATTGTATTGGTGTTGACCCATATTATTTAACGCACAAGGCACAAATGGTCGGATATCACCCAGAGATGATTTTAGCAGGACGTCGCTTAAATGATAATATGGGAAGACATGTAGTATCAGAATTGGTAAAAGCCATGCTTAAAAAGCGCATACATGTCGAAGGGGCGAACATATTATTGATGGGTTTGACTTTTAAAGAAAACTGCCCTGACTTAAGAAATACCAAGGTAATCGATATTGTATCTGAGCTAAGGGAATATAACATTAATGTTGATATCACTGACCCATGGTGCTCTAGTATAGAAGCAGAGAAAGAATACGGCGTTAGCGTAACAAAGCCTAAAGTTGGACATTATGATGCTATTATTATGGCTGTCAGTCACGACGAGTTTAGATATATGGGTGCAGATGCCATCCGTCAACTTGGTAAAGAAACGCATATAATCTATGACTTAAAGTACGTATTAGACAAGTCTGATGTAGATATGCGCCTCTAA
- the wecC gene encoding UDP-N-acetyl-D-mannosamine dehydrogenase has protein sequence MSFETISVIGLGYIGLPTAAMFASRKKKVIGVDVNQYAVDTINRGEIHIVEPDLDMLVSAAVQQGYLKATLVPESADAFLIAVPTPFKPCKQGEVPEPDLSYIKSASEAIAPVLKKGDLVILESTSPVGATEQMAAWLADARQDLSFPQTAGEWADINIAHCPERVLPGKVVTELVQNDRVIGGMSKRCSERSVELYKTFVMGECVVTNARTAEMAKLTENSSRDVQIAFANELSMICDELDIDVWELISLANRHPRVNILQPGPGVGGHCIAVDPWFIVSKTPETAKIIHTARNVNDYKPEWVIDKVKVAVADFLNVNPTKTAKDVTIACYGLAFKPDIDDLRESPALDITESIAKNHPGDVLAIEPNITSIDIDNVSLVSIDESLTRTDIHVMLVDHKQFKKIKINDAFVIDTKGIWV, from the coding sequence ATGTCTTTTGAAACAATTTCAGTAATTGGTTTAGGCTATATCGGCTTACCAACAGCAGCAATGTTTGCTTCACGTAAAAAAAAGGTGATTGGTGTAGATGTCAATCAGTATGCGGTTGATACGATAAATCGAGGTGAGATTCATATCGTCGAGCCCGATCTAGATATGCTTGTAAGTGCAGCTGTGCAACAAGGATACCTAAAAGCAACACTAGTTCCAGAATCAGCAGATGCTTTTCTCATTGCTGTACCAACTCCTTTTAAACCTTGTAAACAGGGAGAGGTTCCAGAGCCTGATTTAAGCTACATAAAATCTGCTTCCGAAGCGATAGCTCCTGTACTGAAAAAAGGTGATTTAGTTATATTGGAGTCTACTTCACCTGTAGGTGCAACAGAGCAAATGGCTGCGTGGCTTGCAGATGCGCGCCAAGACTTGAGCTTTCCACAAACAGCAGGAGAATGGGCTGACATCAATATCGCACATTGCCCAGAGCGTGTATTACCGGGCAAAGTGGTGACGGAGCTTGTCCAGAATGATCGTGTGATTGGTGGTATGAGCAAGCGCTGTTCAGAGCGTAGTGTCGAACTGTATAAAACATTTGTGATGGGTGAGTGTGTAGTCACTAATGCTCGCACTGCCGAAATGGCCAAGCTTACAGAGAACTCATCGCGTGATGTTCAAATCGCTTTTGCAAACGAACTTTCGATGATATGCGATGAACTGGACATTGATGTTTGGGAGTTGATTTCACTCGCTAATCGCCACCCTAGAGTGAATATTCTTCAGCCGGGACCGGGTGTCGGTGGTCACTGCATAGCTGTAGACCCTTGGTTTATTGTTTCAAAAACGCCGGAAACAGCAAAAATCATTCACACTGCCAGAAATGTCAATGATTATAAGCCGGAGTGGGTAATTGATAAGGTGAAGGTTGCAGTAGCTGATTTTCTAAATGTTAACCCAACTAAAACAGCGAAAGATGTTACGATCGCTTGCTATGGGTTAGCATTCAAGCCAGATATTGATGATTTACGTGAAAGTCCTGCACTCGATATAACAGAGTCTATCGCTAAAAACCATCCCGGTGATGTGCTAGCGATTGAACCTAATATTACATCTATCGATATAGACAATGTAAGTTTAGTATCTATAGATGAGTCTCTGACTAGAACTGATATTCATGTCATGTTAGTTGATCATAAGCAGTTTAAAAAAATTAAAATTAATGATGCATTTGTTATTGATACTAAAGGTATTTGGGTATGA
- the wecB gene encoding non-hydrolyzing UDP-N-acetylglucosamine 2-epimerase, whose amino-acid sequence MARKKVLTVFGTRPEAIKMAPLVHALAADERFESKCCVTAQHREMLDQVLELFEITPDYDLNLMKFGQTLNDVTARIVQELKSVLQEFKPDVVLVHGDTATTFAASLAAYYEQIEVGHVEAGLRTGNIYSPWPEEANRRLTGVLTKYHFAPTETSKENLLRENFNPEDISVTGNTVIDALLMVKDKIESDSDLNATLALQFPFLDDNKKLILVTGHRRESFGGGFERICEALSRVAREHQNVQILYPMHLNPNVREPVNRILDGIDNVLLIEPQQYLSFVYLMSRASIILTDSGGIQEEAPSLGKPVLVMRDTTERPEAVEAGTVRLVGTEIDAITRELIHLLTDHDAYEKMSFAHNPYGDGLACRRILEELAK is encoded by the coding sequence ATGGCTAGGAAAAAAGTCTTAACCGTTTTTGGCACTCGCCCAGAAGCAATAAAAATGGCTCCTCTTGTTCACGCATTAGCAGCCGATGAGAGATTTGAATCAAAGTGTTGTGTAACCGCACAACATCGCGAAATGTTAGATCAAGTTCTTGAGCTGTTTGAAATCACTCCAGACTATGATTTAAACCTCATGAAATTCGGTCAAACACTGAATGATGTGACGGCGCGTATTGTTCAAGAACTCAAATCTGTACTCCAAGAGTTTAAGCCTGACGTTGTGTTGGTTCACGGTGATACGGCGACAACATTTGCTGCTAGCTTAGCCGCTTACTATGAGCAAATTGAAGTCGGGCATGTGGAAGCTGGCCTACGCACTGGTAATATCTATTCACCATGGCCAGAAGAGGCGAATCGCCGATTGACTGGTGTCCTTACTAAATACCACTTTGCTCCAACAGAAACCTCTAAAGAAAACCTCCTACGCGAAAACTTCAATCCAGAAGATATTTCGGTAACGGGTAATACCGTGATTGATGCTTTGCTGATGGTGAAGGATAAAATCGAATCTGATAGCGATTTGAATGCCACACTAGCCTTGCAATTCCCATTCTTAGACGATAACAAGAAACTCATTTTAGTAACTGGCCACCGAAGAGAAAGCTTTGGTGGTGGATTTGAGCGAATTTGTGAAGCTCTGTCAAGAGTAGCGAGAGAACATCAAAATGTGCAAATTCTTTATCCAATGCACCTGAATCCGAATGTAAGAGAACCAGTAAATCGTATCCTCGATGGTATAGATAATGTTCTGTTAATTGAACCTCAACAGTATCTCTCTTTTGTCTATTTGATGAGTCGGGCGAGCATCATCCTCACAGACTCCGGCGGTATACAAGAAGAAGCTCCTTCTTTAGGAAAGCCAGTTCTGGTTATGAGAGATACTACGGAAAGGCCGGAAGCTGTAGAGGCCGGAACGGTTAGGTTAGTTGGCACTGAAATCGATGCAATAACGCGCGAGTTAATTCATTTGCTGACAGATCATGATGCATACGAGAAAATGAGCTTTGCACATAATCCATACGGTGATGGTCTAGCTTGCCGAAGAATACTAGAAGAATTAGCAAAATAA
- a CDS encoding TetR/AcrR family transcriptional regulator: protein MKTRDKIVYAALELFNEHGERSITTNHIAEYIEISPGNLYYHFRNKQEIVRDIFTLYSTELLERFTPIQGQQESLTLLKRYLDSIFTLMWKYRFFYANLPEILSRDEKLHLDYMAVQEKLQTNLVGIMRAFVELNLLKATDAEMKSMVTSLHLIASGWLAYQSVMSPKAQITEQVVHQGMLQMIATVKPIATAQGFEQLTLLEDGVRALNSK from the coding sequence ATGAAAACACGTGACAAGATTGTTTACGCGGCGCTAGAACTTTTTAATGAGCACGGCGAGCGTAGTATTACGACCAATCATATTGCTGAGTATATCGAGATCAGCCCTGGTAACCTTTACTACCACTTTCGCAACAAACAAGAAATTGTCCGTGATATCTTTACTCTCTATTCGACAGAGCTGCTTGAAAGGTTCACCCCTATTCAAGGGCAACAAGAAAGCCTGACGCTACTAAAGCGCTACTTAGATTCTATCTTCACGCTGATGTGGAAGTACCGATTCTTCTATGCCAATCTACCGGAAATATTGTCGCGTGATGAAAAGCTCCATCTTGATTACATGGCCGTACAAGAAAAGCTGCAAACCAATCTTGTGGGTATCATGAGAGCCTTCGTTGAGTTGAACTTGCTCAAAGCAACAGATGCAGAAATGAAGTCGATGGTGACGTCTCTTCACTTGATTGCATCGGGTTGGTTGGCGTATCAGTCTGTCATGTCGCCAAAAGCTCAAATTACCGAGCAAGTGGTCCATCAAGGAATGCTGCAGATGATCGCGACGGTTAAACCCATTGCGACAGCCCAAGGCTTTGAGCAACTAACGCTATTAGAAGATGGTGTCAGGGCGTTGAACTCAAAGTAG
- the cysE gene encoding serine O-acetyltransferase, producing MKHCEQQKVWQCIVKEAREQSEQEPMLASFYHATIINHDSLSASLSYILANKLKTASMPAMAVREVVEQAFAEDADIIDAAACDICATVTRDPAVEMYSMPLLYLKGYHALQGYRVANWLWKQGRIALATYLQNQISVACQVDIHPAARIGKAIMLDHATGIVIGETAVVANDVSILQDVTLGGTGKEGGDRHPKIREGVMIGAGAKILGNIEVGEGAKIGSCSVVLQAVPPHTTVAGVPAKIVGKPQTDKPSLDMDQGFNGRSQHFIYGDGI from the coding sequence ATGAAACACTGTGAACAGCAAAAAGTTTGGCAATGCATCGTGAAGGAAGCTCGCGAGCAATCAGAACAAGAGCCTATGCTAGCGAGTTTTTACCACGCCACTATTATCAATCACGACAGTTTGAGTGCTTCGCTTAGTTATATCCTTGCCAATAAACTCAAAACCGCTTCAATGCCAGCAATGGCTGTGCGCGAAGTGGTTGAACAAGCCTTCGCGGAAGATGCAGACATCATTGACGCTGCCGCTTGTGATATTTGCGCGACGGTCACCCGCGACCCCGCCGTTGAAATGTATTCAATGCCTCTGCTTTATTTAAAAGGGTATCATGCTCTACAAGGCTACCGCGTGGCGAATTGGTTATGGAAACAAGGGCGCATCGCGCTTGCTACTTACTTACAAAACCAAATTTCAGTCGCCTGCCAAGTGGACATTCACCCAGCGGCTCGTATTGGTAAAGCAATCATGCTCGACCACGCTACAGGTATTGTGATTGGTGAAACGGCTGTAGTTGCAAATGATGTGTCGATTCTTCAAGACGTTACATTGGGTGGTACCGGTAAAGAAGGTGGTGATCGTCACCCTAAGATTCGCGAAGGTGTCATGATTGGGGCCGGTGCGAAGATTTTGGGCAACATTGAAGTGGGCGAAGGAGCTAAGATAGGTTCTTGCTCTGTGGTACTGCAAGCCGTGCCTCCCCATACTACCGTTGCTGGTGTTCCAGCCAAGATTGTCGGCAAACCACAAACGGATAAACCGTCTTTGGATATGGACCAAGGGTTTAACGGTCGCTCACAGCATTTTATCTATGGTGATGGGATTTAA